The Sorangiineae bacterium MSr11367 genome window below encodes:
- a CDS encoding rhamnulokinase — protein sequence MKSFAAVDLGASSGRVMVGKVGPRTLDLTEVHRFANRPVRVGATLHWDILALYRGILDGLRVAGPVDGIGIDSWAVDYGLLDARGALIGNPVHYRDERTARGVAEVLAKVPHEVLYAETGIQFQSFNTVFQLAAERGTRAKQALLIPDLIGYWLTGVAGTELTNASTTGLLDPRTGAWSRGLADAAGVDVNLFPPLRRPGEELGPLVPEVCAEIGFGSTVYNVGSHDTASAVAGVPAGSGHAAYVCAGTWSLVGLELDAPIRSEASRRANFTNEVGVDGTIRYLRNVTGLWLLQECQRVWDASLDLETLLREAAEVPARRSVVDANDPRFMPLGDMPARIARACEDAGQPVPRTHAETVRCILDSLAEAHRRAIDDAARLSGRRVDEIHIVGGGANNELLCQLTADACGLPVVAGPVEATALGNILVQARAAGAFEGGLAEMRALLRATQPLRRYAPK from the coding sequence GTGAAGTCCTTCGCCGCGGTCGACCTTGGCGCCTCCAGCGGGCGCGTCATGGTGGGGAAGGTGGGGCCGCGGACCCTGGACCTCACGGAGGTCCACCGCTTTGCGAATCGCCCGGTGCGCGTCGGGGCCACCCTGCACTGGGATATCCTTGCATTGTACAGGGGGATCCTCGACGGATTGCGCGTCGCCGGGCCGGTGGACGGCATTGGCATCGACTCGTGGGCGGTCGACTACGGGCTGCTCGATGCGCGCGGCGCGCTGATTGGCAATCCCGTTCACTACCGCGACGAGCGCACCGCGCGGGGGGTGGCCGAGGTGCTGGCCAAGGTCCCGCACGAAGTGCTTTATGCGGAAACGGGGATTCAGTTTCAGTCGTTCAATACGGTCTTTCAACTCGCCGCGGAGCGAGGGACGCGGGCCAAACAGGCACTCCTCATCCCCGATTTGATCGGGTATTGGCTCACCGGGGTCGCCGGCACCGAGTTGACCAATGCCTCGACCACGGGGCTGCTCGATCCGCGCACCGGCGCTTGGTCGCGCGGTCTCGCGGATGCGGCTGGCGTGGACGTGAATCTCTTTCCGCCGCTTCGCCGGCCGGGCGAGGAACTGGGGCCGCTCGTTCCGGAGGTGTGCGCCGAAATCGGATTTGGGTCGACCGTCTACAACGTGGGCTCGCACGACACGGCGTCGGCGGTGGCGGGGGTGCCGGCGGGGAGTGGACACGCTGCCTACGTGTGCGCGGGCACCTGGTCGCTGGTCGGCTTGGAGCTCGATGCGCCGATCCGGAGCGAGGCGAGCCGGCGGGCGAACTTCACCAACGAGGTGGGCGTCGACGGGACCATTCGCTATTTGCGCAATGTCACCGGCTTGTGGCTCTTGCAAGAGTGCCAGCGCGTGTGGGACGCCTCGCTCGATCTCGAGACGCTCCTGCGCGAGGCCGCCGAGGTTCCTGCACGGCGCAGCGTCGTCGACGCGAACGATCCGCGCTTCATGCCCCTGGGCGATATGCCCGCGCGCATCGCCCGCGCGTGCGAGGACGCGGGGCAGCCCGTGCCGCGGACGCACGCCGAGACCGTGCGTTGCATCCTGGACAGCCTCGCCGAGGCCCACCGTCGGGCCATCGACGATGCGGCGCGGCTTTCCGGGCGGCGGGTCGACGAGATCCACATCGTGGGCGGCGGCGCGAACAACGAGCTGCTCTGCCAGCTCACCGCGGACGCGTGCGGCCTGCCCGTGGTGGCGGGCCCCGTGGAGGCAACGGCGCTGGGCAACATTTTGGTCCAGGCGCGCGCCGCCGGCGCGTTCGAGGGCGGCCTCGCGGAGATGCGCGCGCTCTTGCGGGCGACGCAGCCCCTACGGCGGTATGCGCCGAAGTGA
- a CDS encoding amidohydrolase has product MMLGPLTACAAERVPADLVWRNGRIRTMNDAQPWAESVAVRDGAIVFVGANAEAAAHVGPNTRVLDLQGRVVLPGLHDVHQHTLEAHLPIIRCRLDPNVNDAEAYVRTVSRCSVSKGTSWVLGAGHRISTLLAASRTPRAILDAAISDRPVAILEETSHSTWVNSRALEVLGIDAHTPDPPGGIVLRTADGTPNGVLVDAAGEWPWDRALAPTPELEDINYQALLEGMEHNNKYGITSACDARVYWGRGHLDAYRRAEARGEMTVRMVLGLWAYPSKTDDAQIATLARMRRDDGGMVRQTQIKIYADGLTQNTTAALLEPYRSKTLGAARGLDYFDAPRLARYVRELQAAGFDMHIHTIGDRGVRQALDAIQAARTLPGGAGARHRLTHVELVHPQDVPRFRALGVFADVQLAEGNDPEHLHELEPFVGKDRVNERAWRVRDLHDSGATVTLSSDYDVWDLNPFAGMQSALTRGSQGLPNLDAALRAYTVNAARLMRSETRTGTLEVGKRADMIVIDRDVYAIPVEQIARTQVLRTMVDGHEVYVR; this is encoded by the coding sequence ATGATGCTGGGCCCGTTGACCGCTTGTGCCGCCGAGCGCGTCCCGGCCGACCTCGTTTGGCGCAACGGCCGCATCCGCACCATGAACGACGCGCAGCCCTGGGCGGAGTCCGTGGCCGTGCGGGACGGCGCCATCGTCTTCGTGGGCGCCAACGCCGAAGCGGCAGCCCACGTGGGGCCGAACACTCGCGTGCTGGATCTCCAGGGGCGCGTCGTGCTTCCGGGGCTGCACGATGTGCACCAGCACACGCTGGAAGCGCACCTCCCCATCATCCGATGTCGCCTGGACCCGAACGTGAACGACGCCGAAGCCTACGTTCGCACGGTGTCGAGGTGCTCCGTCTCCAAGGGCACCTCGTGGGTACTCGGCGCCGGCCATCGCATTTCCACGCTTCTCGCGGCGTCACGTACCCCGCGCGCCATCCTCGATGCGGCCATTTCGGATCGGCCGGTGGCCATTTTGGAGGAGACGTCCCACAGCACGTGGGTCAACTCACGCGCCCTGGAGGTGCTCGGCATCGATGCGCACACGCCCGATCCGCCCGGCGGCATCGTGCTGCGCACGGCGGACGGTACGCCGAACGGGGTGCTCGTCGACGCGGCCGGTGAATGGCCATGGGACCGTGCGCTCGCACCGACTCCGGAGCTCGAGGACATCAACTACCAGGCCCTGCTCGAGGGGATGGAGCACAACAACAAATATGGCATTACCTCGGCCTGCGACGCGCGCGTCTACTGGGGGCGCGGCCACCTCGACGCGTACCGTCGCGCCGAAGCACGCGGCGAAATGACCGTGCGCATGGTGCTCGGCCTGTGGGCCTACCCCTCGAAGACCGACGACGCGCAAATCGCCACCCTTGCGCGCATGCGCCGCGACGATGGGGGCATGGTGCGGCAGACGCAAATCAAGATCTACGCGGACGGCCTGACCCAGAACACCACCGCCGCCCTGCTGGAGCCGTATCGTTCGAAGACGCTCGGGGCCGCGCGCGGTCTCGACTACTTCGATGCCCCACGGCTCGCGCGCTACGTGCGGGAGCTGCAGGCGGCGGGCTTCGATATGCATATCCACACCATCGGCGATCGCGGGGTGCGGCAGGCGCTCGACGCCATCCAGGCCGCACGCACCTTGCCCGGCGGCGCGGGGGCGCGGCACCGGCTCACGCACGTGGAGCTCGTGCACCCCCAGGACGTGCCTCGCTTTCGGGCGCTCGGCGTGTTTGCCGACGTGCAGCTCGCCGAAGGGAACGACCCCGAGCATCTGCACGAGCTCGAGCCTTTCGTGGGCAAAGATCGCGTGAACGAGCGCGCGTGGCGTGTGCGCGATCTGCATGACAGCGGCGCCACGGTGACCCTCAGCTCGGACTACGACGTGTGGGATCTCAATCCGTTCGCGGGTATGCAGAGCGCATTGACCCGTGGATCGCAGGGGCTGCCCAACCTCGATGCGGCCCTCCGCGCCTACACGGTGAATGCGGCGCGCCTCATGCGCTCCGAAACGCGTACCGGCACCCTCGAGGTCGGAAAGCGCGCCGACATGATCGTCATCGACCGCGACGTGTACGCGATTCCGGTGGAACAAATCGCGCGCACACAGGTGCTTCGGACGATGGTCGATGGTCACGAGGTGTACGTGCGGTAA
- a CDS encoding ATP-binding protein translates to MPLSEGHAPRARIELDRLARRTTLVYSLAWSAALIALAGFAVLAFGRARDADFDARLAVHATAVYGLTYFDPQGRYHVEALVREPDIVHGPFDIHVVDADGHTLLYASEPRRYPIALGDKRAEPHDAVLEDGRHVRILTKTTFDDDDRPRATIVVAGDPSPHRAEQSRFALWIVMATAVLGAFGVLVARIMTERTLRPARHALEVRERFLQTAAHELRTPVTGLVAAVEASSVEGPIAKLTHEASRVLEQVLAYARLDADLTEVHAEPLRLDLLVESLAREDAAIEAEACIVQGDARLLEVAIRNLLSNAERHGGGVLAIHVADGRVEVRDAGPGYPAHGNRGWGLGLGIVQRIAAIHGGTFSLRNHPEGGAVATLEIPISSGPSK, encoded by the coding sequence ATGCCGCTGAGCGAGGGCCACGCACCGCGCGCACGAATCGAGCTCGATCGCCTGGCCCGGCGCACGACCCTCGTGTACTCCCTCGCGTGGTCGGCGGCGCTGATCGCCCTCGCGGGCTTCGCGGTGCTCGCCTTCGGGCGCGCCCGCGATGCGGATTTCGACGCGCGCCTCGCCGTGCATGCCACGGCGGTGTACGGCCTGACCTATTTCGACCCGCAAGGCCGCTACCACGTCGAGGCACTCGTGCGCGAGCCGGACATCGTGCACGGCCCCTTCGACATCCACGTCGTCGACGCCGACGGCCACACACTGCTCTACGCCAGCGAACCACGGCGCTACCCCATCGCCCTCGGCGACAAGCGCGCGGAGCCGCACGACGCGGTGCTGGAGGACGGCCGACACGTCCGCATTCTGACGAAAACGACGTTCGACGATGACGATCGGCCCCGGGCAACCATCGTTGTCGCCGGCGATCCCTCACCCCACCGCGCCGAGCAGTCGCGCTTTGCCCTATGGATCGTGATGGCCACCGCGGTGCTCGGCGCGTTCGGTGTGCTGGTCGCGCGGATCATGACGGAGCGCACCCTCCGCCCGGCGCGGCACGCCTTGGAGGTGCGGGAGCGCTTTCTCCAGACTGCCGCGCACGAATTGCGAACGCCGGTCACCGGCCTCGTGGCCGCGGTCGAGGCAAGCTCCGTGGAAGGGCCCATCGCCAAGCTGACGCACGAAGCGTCGCGCGTGCTGGAACAGGTGCTCGCCTATGCGCGCCTCGACGCGGATCTCACCGAGGTGCACGCCGAGCCATTGCGGTTGGATCTTCTGGTCGAATCGCTCGCACGCGAGGACGCGGCCATCGAGGCGGAAGCTTGCATCGTGCAAGGCGACGCGCGGCTGCTCGAGGTGGCGATTCGCAACTTGCTCTCGAACGCGGAGCGGCACGGTGGCGGCGTTCTCGCCATCCACGTGGCCGATGGCCGCGTCGAGGTGCGCGATGCCGGTCCCGGTTATCCGGCGCACGGCAACCGAGGTTGGGGTCTGGGCCTCGGCATCGTCCAACGCATCGCCGCGATTCATGGCGGTACGTTTTCCTTGCGCAACCACCCGGAGGGTGGCGCCGTCGCTACGCTCGAAATTCCGATTTCAAGTGGTCCATCCAAATGA
- a CDS encoding AraC family transcriptional regulator gives MMRRSASIARKPRPDPLSGILGDLRIGGLSYGRCELREPWGIELPAQPEARFHFVAAGSALFKSPDGSWHRLTAGDVVLVPRGDAHALASSKTARRTPLPDIELEEIGDRTYRLALDGGRGPHDALLFCCSVSFTAPSAHPLIELMPAQLIVREHDPSLEPLLEIMADEILAEKMGSATVLTRLADVVITRVIRTWSEAQKTSGSERGWLAAIRDPKIGRALAAIHREPGRDWSLAALARIAGCSSSSFRDRFTRSVGTPPAKYVARWRMHVADAMLREQRLSNGEVGAKLGYESVTAFTRAFKRITGKSPGSLRRIPP, from the coding sequence ATGATGCGCCGTTCTGCCAGCATCGCCCGCAAACCGCGGCCCGATCCGCTCAGCGGCATTTTGGGCGATCTTCGCATCGGCGGTCTGTCCTATGGCCGCTGCGAGCTTCGGGAGCCGTGGGGCATCGAGCTACCGGCGCAGCCCGAGGCGCGCTTTCACTTCGTGGCCGCCGGCTCGGCGCTGTTCAAGTCGCCCGATGGCAGCTGGCACCGTCTCACCGCGGGCGATGTCGTGCTGGTGCCGCGCGGCGATGCGCACGCCCTGGCCTCGAGCAAAACCGCCCGGCGCACGCCGCTTCCCGATATCGAGCTCGAGGAGATCGGCGATCGCACGTACCGCCTCGCACTCGATGGCGGCCGAGGCCCGCACGACGCACTCCTTTTCTGCTGCAGCGTGTCCTTCACCGCCCCCTCGGCGCACCCGTTGATCGAGCTCATGCCGGCGCAGTTGATCGTGCGCGAGCACGATCCGTCGCTGGAGCCGCTGCTGGAAATCATGGCCGATGAGATCCTCGCGGAGAAAATGGGCTCGGCTACCGTGCTCACACGCCTGGCGGACGTGGTCATCACCCGGGTGATCCGCACCTGGTCGGAAGCGCAGAAAACAAGCGGCTCGGAAAGGGGCTGGCTCGCCGCCATCCGCGATCCGAAGATCGGACGCGCCCTCGCGGCGATCCATCGGGAACCCGGACGGGACTGGTCCCTCGCGGCCTTGGCGCGCATCGCCGGCTGCTCGAGTTCCAGCTTCCGCGACCGGTTCACGCGCAGCGTGGGAACACCGCCCGCGAAATACGTGGCCCGCTGGCGCATGCACGTGGCCGACGCCATGTTGCGCGAGCAACGACTCAGCAACGGCGAGGTGGGGGCGAAGCTCGGCTATGAATCGGTGACCGCGTTCACACGCGCGTTCAAGCGCATCACCGGCAAGTCCCCGGGATCACTTCGGCGCATACCGCCGTAG
- a CDS encoding class I SAM-dependent methyltransferase gives MHIQAESEWDDPGVVAAWRRWRSRFADQTRGFTEALLQAAGVVPGMHVLDLASGAGDPALALAKAVGPRGCVTATDISDAMLAIVSDVAHQEKIDNIGCRRADAAALTFPDESFDLVTCRLGIMHVPNVTEALRESRRVLRPGARAVFLVWGGSPAEQGAFLHHRILARHVEMPVLLPNAPGPLRFAAYGSLSAALRGAGFRQVEETTHRCVLSCAGPASELWQSIREMAAPLRHLLAGVSPDVRERIHEEVETALQSYSHGERIELPATVHIATGLR, from the coding sequence ATGCATATCCAAGCGGAATCGGAATGGGACGATCCTGGGGTCGTCGCGGCCTGGCGCCGCTGGCGTTCGCGTTTTGCCGATCAGACGCGCGGCTTCACCGAGGCGCTTCTCCAGGCGGCGGGTGTCGTCCCGGGGATGCACGTTCTCGATCTGGCGAGTGGTGCAGGCGATCCTGCGCTGGCCTTGGCCAAGGCCGTCGGTCCTCGAGGCTGTGTCACGGCGACGGACATCTCCGACGCGATGCTCGCCATCGTCTCGGACGTCGCGCACCAGGAGAAGATCGACAACATCGGCTGCCGTCGGGCCGATGCCGCCGCCCTCACGTTCCCGGACGAGTCCTTCGACTTGGTGACCTGTCGCCTGGGGATCATGCACGTTCCCAACGTGACCGAAGCGCTGCGTGAATCCCGGCGCGTGCTTCGACCGGGTGCGCGCGCCGTGTTTCTCGTATGGGGAGGATCTCCCGCCGAGCAGGGAGCGTTTCTCCACCACCGCATCTTGGCCCGCCACGTCGAGATGCCGGTGCTCCTCCCCAATGCACCGGGGCCGCTGCGCTTTGCAGCGTACGGCTCCTTGTCCGCGGCACTTCGCGGGGCAGGCTTTCGTCAGGTCGAGGAAACGACCCATCGATGCGTCCTTTCCTGCGCGGGCCCGGCCTCGGAGCTATGGCAAAGCATTCGCGAAATGGCCGCGCCGCTTCGTCATCTCTTGGCGGGGGTCAGCCCGGATGTCCGCGAGCGCATCCACGAGGAGGTGGAAACCGCCCTTCAATCCTACAGCCATGGAGAGCGCATCGAGCTTCCCGCCACCGTGCACATCGCCACCGGCCTTCGCTAA
- a CDS encoding response regulator transcription factor, with protein MRILFLEDHDETRHAVVARLRGEGFAVAAARTLEEAGALLRDEGFDVLVLDRTVPDGDARDGLRAWRGSGIATPALFLTARDTVRDRVDGLDAGGDDYLTKPFAMAELFARVRALARRGPLPAAPIVRIGDVEIDLGRREVRRAGVLLPLRPKERSVLELLASRQGRVVSREELVRHCWDAAETPASNVEEATIASLRRKLGVPGLVRTVRGVGYVLEDPCR; from the coding sequence ATGCGCATCTTGTTCCTCGAGGATCACGATGAAACCCGCCACGCCGTGGTCGCGCGCCTTCGTGGCGAGGGCTTCGCCGTGGCGGCGGCGCGTACCTTGGAGGAGGCCGGCGCGCTGTTGCGCGACGAAGGGTTCGACGTGCTGGTGCTCGACCGCACCGTGCCCGACGGCGATGCGCGGGATGGTCTTCGCGCGTGGCGGGGCTCGGGCATTGCGACGCCCGCCTTGTTCCTCACCGCGCGCGACACCGTACGCGATCGGGTCGACGGGCTCGATGCCGGCGGCGACGATTACCTCACCAAGCCGTTTGCCATGGCCGAACTCTTCGCACGCGTCCGTGCCCTGGCCCGGCGAGGTCCCCTGCCCGCCGCGCCCATCGTCCGCATCGGCGACGTGGAAATCGATCTCGGCCGGCGCGAGGTGCGGCGTGCCGGGGTGCTCCTGCCCCTGCGGCCCAAGGAGCGCTCGGTCCTCGAGCTTCTCGCGTCGAGGCAGGGGCGCGTGGTCTCGCGGGAGGAGCTCGTGCGGCATTGCTGGGACGCCGCGGAGACGCCGGCGTCGAACGTCGAGGAGGCCACCATCGCCTCGCTCCGGCGCAAGCTCGGGGTGCCCGGCCTCGTTCGCACGGTGCGCGGCGTGGGCTACGTCCTCGAGGATCCATGCCGCTGA
- a CDS encoding SDR family oxidoreductase — protein sequence MAYGSLVGTTIVILGAGKMGRAIAAAAAGARIVFLGRGEATLESARAALPGVDLRTIVADATDEADVAKAFEAIGPVDHIVAATSSGTAGVAPPEATIPRVNLADAHAVYRRLWAAYNALHVGARVLRPGGSVTLISGASARRPTAGFGIYGALHAAIEGLARAAAVELAPLRVNVVSPGSIGVNPMRQLTHHHGRFDDLADAVLSVIRNPAVTSAVFDVDGGESLGTWSGE from the coding sequence ATGGCATACGGAAGCTTGGTCGGAACGACGATCGTCATTCTCGGGGCGGGAAAAATGGGGCGCGCCATCGCGGCGGCGGCGGCGGGCGCGCGCATCGTGTTCCTTGGGCGGGGCGAGGCGACGCTCGAGTCCGCACGGGCCGCGTTGCCCGGTGTGGATCTGCGCACCATCGTGGCGGATGCCACGGACGAAGCCGATGTGGCAAAGGCCTTCGAGGCGATCGGCCCCGTCGATCACATCGTGGCGGCGACGTCGTCGGGCACCGCGGGCGTCGCGCCCCCGGAGGCCACCATTCCGCGCGTGAACCTCGCGGATGCTCACGCCGTCTACCGTCGCCTCTGGGCCGCGTACAATGCGTTGCACGTGGGGGCACGCGTTCTGCGGCCGGGCGGCTCGGTGACCCTTATTTCCGGAGCGAGCGCGCGCCGTCCCACCGCGGGCTTCGGCATTTACGGTGCGCTCCACGCGGCCATCGAGGGTCTGGCCCGCGCAGCCGCCGTCGAACTCGCGCCCCTTCGCGTCAACGTCGTTTCCCCCGGAAGCATCGGCGTAAATCCCATGCGGCAACTGACGCACCACCATGGCCGCTTCGACGACTTGGCCGACGCTGTTCTCTCGGTAATCCGAAACCCTGCCGTGACCAGCGCGGTGTTCGATGTCGACGGTGGCGAATCGCTGGGCACCTGGTCGGGAGAATGA
- a CDS encoding AAA family ATPase — translation MAFRTLLGRGRELEDLAAALERALAGRGEVFLLSGEAGIGKTRLAEELAALAEQRGASVFWGRAWEASGAPACWPWLQVLRACAATEVVPLLEAPADPRHPEVEALRLGTAIAAFLRGMASRAPLVLVFDDLHAADLASLNLLQVVARELRHVRLLVVGTYRDLEARRAPQVSTSLVKLAREGTLRPLGRLDRAAVAQWIAGALGAAPSDALTSAVFAATEGNPLFVDALAQLLVSRGYGASLPAGFTLPDTVRETVQEMLVRVSSDVRDVLDAASVLGRECSLVLLQSVCEKPIERVLEATEAGLAAGVLSAQPLSSSPVRFAHILVREALYQGLSASRRMALHARASRALSSLHATDLEAHLAELAHHAFEAGPVGSWPEAADYAVRAGRRAMDLLAFDDAAGHFERALVALDHAGGADEVRRAELLWRLGLSRIRMGNAQAGKETCIQAAALAERAGDVNAFAQAALAYGAEFWFGNVDQRLVDLLERALSLGTMREELRVRVMARLAPAMVPSLDRGRSLMFARESVVAARALEDRRVLADVIYSVRAAYGTGDDLDERVGLDRELALLATRLGDKLLEAHAHGRLTLDAIERADPAVVNVELRIHRQITDEIRVPQYRLHARIVQLTWATLQGDGPAIARIEQEVRELSEAGDDPHALAVIEANRAVRAEVRDDQAGEAAAMEALELLSVQNPRLRSWLTTRRAARATALPPAELRVHLAPFTPSKWPVGMGAFLANVVPIFIAQGDRSDLRAVYEAMRPYADRVTIYPGVMTSAGPLAYYLGRVASALGEMEKAYLHFQETLAICQRGGFVDFEAHTRRALARLDRPASPVPVATAPPPPPSLERESEFWVLRHEGREVRLKDAKGLHYLAALLREPGREFHVGDLVQPLQDGPIEQGGSGAWLDERAKFEYRTRLAELGSALEDAEARGDAETAARIRDERETIGGELAHALGLGGRNRKAGDALERARVNVQRRIRDVISRVVHADPTLGRHLELHVRTGTFCCWEP, via the coding sequence GTGGCCTTTCGCACCCTGCTCGGACGCGGTCGTGAACTCGAAGATCTGGCGGCGGCGCTCGAGCGCGCCCTCGCGGGCCGGGGCGAAGTCTTTCTTCTTTCCGGGGAAGCCGGCATCGGAAAAACGCGGTTGGCCGAGGAGCTCGCCGCCCTTGCGGAACAGCGCGGTGCCTCGGTGTTCTGGGGGCGCGCTTGGGAGGCCTCCGGTGCCCCCGCGTGCTGGCCTTGGTTGCAGGTGCTGCGCGCGTGCGCTGCGACGGAGGTCGTGCCGTTGCTCGAAGCGCCCGCGGATCCTCGCCACCCCGAGGTCGAGGCTCTGCGACTCGGTACGGCCATCGCGGCGTTCTTGCGCGGCATGGCCTCGCGCGCGCCACTCGTGCTCGTCTTCGACGATCTGCACGCGGCCGATCTCGCCTCGCTGAATCTGCTGCAAGTCGTGGCGCGCGAGCTTCGCCACGTGCGCCTGCTGGTCGTGGGAACGTACCGGGATCTCGAGGCTCGGCGTGCGCCGCAGGTGTCGACGTCGCTGGTGAAGCTCGCCCGTGAGGGCACGCTGCGTCCCCTGGGGCGCCTCGATCGCGCGGCGGTGGCGCAATGGATTGCGGGCGCGCTGGGCGCGGCGCCGTCCGATGCGCTCACCTCGGCGGTGTTTGCGGCCACGGAAGGCAATCCGCTTTTCGTCGACGCCCTCGCGCAGCTGCTCGTGTCCCGTGGCTATGGAGCCTCGCTGCCGGCCGGCTTCACCTTGCCCGACACCGTGCGCGAGACGGTGCAGGAGATGCTGGTGCGCGTCTCCAGCGACGTGCGCGACGTGCTCGATGCGGCCTCGGTTCTCGGGCGCGAATGTTCCTTGGTGCTGTTGCAATCCGTTTGCGAGAAGCCCATCGAGCGCGTGCTCGAGGCGACGGAGGCGGGCCTCGCGGCGGGCGTTCTGAGCGCCCAGCCGCTGTCCTCGAGCCCCGTGCGCTTCGCCCACATCCTGGTTCGCGAGGCGCTCTATCAAGGCCTCTCGGCGTCACGTCGCATGGCCCTGCATGCGCGCGCGTCGCGTGCGCTGTCGAGTCTGCACGCGACGGATCTCGAAGCGCACTTGGCGGAGCTTGCACACCATGCCTTCGAGGCCGGGCCCGTCGGCTCCTGGCCCGAGGCCGCCGACTACGCGGTGCGTGCCGGTCGCCGTGCCATGGACCTGCTGGCGTTCGACGATGCGGCGGGGCACTTCGAGCGCGCGCTCGTCGCACTCGATCACGCCGGGGGGGCTGACGAGGTGCGCCGGGCGGAACTGCTCTGGAGGCTCGGCCTGTCGCGCATTCGCATGGGCAACGCCCAGGCGGGCAAGGAGACATGCATCCAGGCGGCCGCACTCGCGGAGCGGGCCGGCGACGTGAACGCGTTCGCGCAAGCTGCGCTGGCCTATGGCGCGGAGTTTTGGTTCGGAAACGTCGACCAACGGCTGGTCGACCTGCTCGAACGCGCGCTTTCGCTCGGCACCATGCGCGAAGAGCTGCGGGTGCGCGTGATGGCGCGGCTCGCACCCGCCATGGTTCCCAGCCTCGATCGCGGCCGTTCGCTGATGTTTGCGCGCGAGTCGGTGGTCGCGGCGCGGGCGCTGGAAGACCGGCGCGTCCTCGCCGACGTGATTTACTCGGTGCGTGCCGCGTACGGGACCGGCGACGACCTCGACGAACGCGTCGGGCTCGATCGCGAGCTGGCACTCCTCGCGACCCGCCTGGGGGACAAGCTCCTCGAAGCGCACGCGCACGGGCGGCTCACCCTCGATGCCATCGAGCGGGCCGACCCCGCCGTGGTGAATGTGGAATTGCGCATTCACAGGCAGATTACCGACGAAATTCGTGTGCCGCAGTATCGGCTCCATGCCCGAATCGTCCAGTTGACGTGGGCGACGCTCCAAGGAGACGGCCCTGCCATTGCGCGGATCGAACAGGAGGTGCGCGAGCTGTCGGAGGCGGGGGACGATCCGCACGCGCTGGCGGTCATCGAGGCCAATCGCGCGGTGCGCGCCGAGGTGCGGGATGATCAGGCCGGCGAGGCCGCCGCGATGGAGGCGCTCGAGTTGCTCAGCGTGCAAAATCCCAGACTTCGCTCCTGGCTCACCACACGGAGGGCGGCTCGCGCCACGGCACTTCCGCCCGCCGAATTGCGCGTGCACCTCGCGCCGTTCACGCCGTCGAAGTGGCCCGTTGGCATGGGGGCGTTTCTCGCGAACGTCGTGCCCATCTTCATCGCGCAGGGCGATCGCTCGGATCTGCGGGCCGTGTACGAAGCGATGCGGCCGTATGCCGATCGGGTCACTATCTATCCGGGGGTGATGACCAGCGCGGGACCCTTGGCGTACTACCTGGGCCGCGTGGCGAGTGCGCTCGGCGAAATGGAAAAAGCGTACCTGCACTTCCAGGAGACGCTCGCCATCTGCCAGCGCGGTGGCTTCGTCGACTTCGAGGCGCACACGCGTCGGGCGCTCGCGAGGCTCGACCGCCCCGCATCGCCCGTCCCTGTGGCGACGGCTCCGCCCCCGCCACCCTCGCTCGAGCGGGAGAGCGAATTCTGGGTGTTGCGCCACGAAGGCCGCGAAGTCCGGCTGAAAGATGCCAAGGGCCTGCACTATTTGGCCGCGTTGCTGCGGGAGCCCGGGCGAGAGTTCCACGTGGGTGATCTCGTACAGCCGTTGCAGGATGGCCCGATCGAACAAGGGGGCTCCGGTGCCTGGCTCGACGAACGCGCCAAGTTCGAGTACCGCACGCGCCTCGCCGAATTGGGGAGCGCGCTCGAAGACGCGGAGGCCCGCGGCGATGCCGAAACCGCGGCGCGCATCCGGGACGAGCGTGAGACCATCGGGGGTGAGCTCGCGCATGCCCTCGGCCTCGGCGGCCGCAACCGCAAAGCGGGCGACGCCCTGGAGCGGGCGCGGGTCAACGTTCAGCGGCGCATCCGCGACGTGATCTCGCGCGTCGTCCATGCCGATCCCACATTGGGCCGACACCTCGAGCTTCACGTGAGAACGGGTACGTTCTGCTGCTGGGAGCCCTAG